One Eubacterium sp. AB3007 genomic window, CTTTCACCTGCTGTGATAACCTTGTCCCCACTCAGAGGATGCGCCAGAGCGCGCATGGCGTGCTCCGCCACCACATCGTCGCAGGCACAGTAGAATGCCGCCCTGTCTCGGATCACCGGCCAGGTGACCATACAGGGAGTGCCACAGTTGAGGCCCGCCATGATGGTCACCGGGTCACCCTCAATGGAGTGCGCCCTTCCATCGCCAGCCTCCGCGGATCGGTACAGGCAGTTCACGGTGGACGGTTCTACGATGGTGAACGCGGGCGCCTGCTCCGCAAAGGTATTGGAGAGGTATCCAAGCACACCTCCTGCCATGGCCCCGACACCCGCCTGCAGGAACACATGGGTCGGCACGGTGCTCCCAAGCTGCTCCCGAATCTCTGCCGCCATGGTCAGGTAGCCTTGGATGATCCAGCCAGGAATCTCCACATATCCTTCCCAGGCAGTGTCCTGGATCAGGATCCATCCGTGCTCCTCTGCCATTTTGCTGGCGTGATCCACGGCTTTGTCGTAGTTCAGGTCGGTAATGGTCACGCTCTCAGCGCCGGCGTCCTGGATGGCCTGCCGCCGCTCCGCTACAGAGCCCGCCGGCATATATACATGCGCCCTGCAACCGAACAGCCTGGCTGCCCAGGCAACCCCTTTCCCGTGATTCCCGTCGGTGGCCGTCACAAAGGTAATCTCTCTGCACCGGCGGCGTATCTCCTCCGTGCCGAAATCGCTGAACAAAGCCTTCTGCGGATCCAGTCCCAGACGATTGCAGAGGATCCGGTACACGGCGTAGCTTCCGCCCAGCCCTTTGAAGGCCTTCAGACCAAATCTGGCCGACTCGTCCTTGAGGAGGATCTCTTTCACACCGGCTGCCTTGGCCGCCCCCTCCAGAGAGACCAACTCGGTCTGTTGATACCCGGGAAGACTCTTGTGAAACCGCAGAGCGTTTTCCGCTGCAGCGGCATCAAAGGGGGAGCCTGGGGCGGCTTTGGCGCCGCAGACCGACAATAAGGATCCATGGTTCAGTTTCTGCGTGTTCAATTCTATACTCCTCGTTATCTTCTATAGATCGCATTACCCTAAGGTAGAGTATAGGATTACTTCTCGGAAAAATCAATGGGTTTCCCCCAGAATCCACCCATCGAGAGGAAGGACAGTGCCCCGGAGACAAAGAAGCACTGTAGAGATGAGGACAGCCGCCTTGCTGCTGCCTGCTGTCCGGGCACGCATCAGCATCACAAGGTAGAAGATATCCACAATGACAAAACCGATGCTATTCCCGAGGGCGGCCGTCGGGATCGCTCGGACCATTCCCAGGCCCGTGATTCCCATTATTTCGGGACGTACCGCCACCAGGCAGCTGATCAGAGCAGCGATGACTGCCAGGGCCAGTGCAATGATCTGTAGTATTCTTGCATTTTTGATCTTCATGATCCACCTCTTTTATGCATTACGGCTTTCAGCACCAACCCCAAAGGAAAAAGCCGCATGATGCGGCTACTTTCTCGTCTCCGCTGGCGCGCAGAGACTATTATACGCTATGGGTACTAACGCCGGACTAACGCCCTGTTCTTATTTTACTCGTACCTTAAACGTCACGGTCTTCCAGGCAGATGCCTTATAATTGGCATTTCCTTTCGCTTTTACTTTCACCTTCACTTTATAGGCACCTTTCTTAAGCCCTTTCTTCACCGTAACCTTTCCGGTCTTGGCATTGACTTTGAACTTCTTCGTAAAACTCTTCTTGCCTTTTCTGGCGGAAACGAGTTTATAGGAACGCTTGCCCTTCGCCTTTCTTACGGTATACGCCTTCGCTCTCTTGATCGACTTTGATTTTTTCTTTAACGTCTTACGCTTAACTTTAACGGTCTTTCCTTTCAGGGTCATCGGATTTGCGGCCTTTGTAATTGTATATGTCGCCTCTGTCGATCCGATATAATTGCCTTTCCCTTCGACGACGACTTTATATTTGCCTGCTTTTTTAGATGATCCATCGGACCATTTCACTGCATAGTCTCTTCCATCCTTCAACTTCAAGCCTTTGACTGTCTTGATCTCAGGCTTTTGAACCTTCCCGTTGTAAACAAACGATGACTTAGAAAGAGAAACCTTTGCATTGTTAATGCTTGTTGCATCTACATCAACCATAAGATACACCCAATCAGAAATCTCATAATTTTGACTGTTTGCCCCTAAATCAGCACTAACAATAATATCTGCATGTCCAACATTAAGTCCCGTAATATTACCTTTTTTATCAATCTTTACAATATCATCATCAAATGTATAATAACCAAAAGTTGCAGTCATGCCATTATCCAAAGCAGGCTTTGCTTTTGCTGTCTGACCAACTTCAATTGTCATATCTTCAACATTAATGTCCAGCTGTACTTTAGAAATCGTAACTGCTTTTTCTAATCTCTCTGGCGTAGTTGACCCATGCGTGTCATCTCCAACTGCTTTGTACCATATATGATATGCCCCCGCATTAACAGCAGATGGAATCTCCGTACTAAATTCTCCTGTAGGGCCTTTTTCATCACCAATAGCATACTGCATCTCCCCGTTGGTTGCCTCGCCTCCAACTATAAGATTCTGGGCATCTCCAGTATAGATAAGGCCTGACTTTCTAACTGGCTCTTTTTCAACTACCGCAGAATTTAAAGATACTGTAAATGTCTTTGTACCGCTATAACTACCAATACCTTTCACAGTAAACTGTGCTTTCTTACCAGCTTCATCATAACTATCAAGACTTAATGTAAAATCTACGTCTTTTTTCAAATTAGCTGTCTTAGCAACAATTTTTCCATTTTCAGCAGACGGGA contains:
- a CDS encoding diaminopropionate ammonia-lyase; translated protein: MNTQKLNHGSLLSVCGAKAAPGSPFDAAAAENALRFHKSLPGYQQTELVSLEGAAKAAGVKEILLKDESARFGLKAFKGLGGSYAVYRILCNRLGLDPQKALFSDFGTEEIRRRCREITFVTATDGNHGKGVAWAARLFGCRAHVYMPAGSVAERRQAIQDAGAESVTITDLNYDKAVDHASKMAEEHGWILIQDTAWEGYVEIPGWIIQGYLTMAAEIREQLGSTVPTHVFLQAGVGAMAGGVLGYLSNTFAEQAPAFTIVEPSTVNCLYRSAEAGDGRAHSIEGDPVTIMAGLNCGTPCMVTWPVIRDRAAFYCACDDVVAEHAMRALAHPLSGDKVITAGESGAAGYGAFLEIAADVGARKLLGIDEKSVILCINTEGDTDQANYRKIVG
- a CDS encoding transglutaminase-like domain-containing protein gives rise to the protein MVNIKKWGILLSLVVTVALCFVFSVSPAFAEGKKSEITPAKKAEIEKELGIEDYDENGDPYETGIGVHADENTFKKDFSLTVDQKEYTITEMQRVVSEIIDPQMSDLEKYYTLAVWVNKHVEYDWEFWCGRYYFEYYSHQWDSYGGMKDDERSVCAGIAIFYANMCHAAGLPCKFVRLDPKHLDHTINYIPDINGHAYLVDVTEDVFLMSEHSSSAFSHIDKAFANITKNADDETFDYRNTADGELVSSTIKEYYDTPFDTWFNEYARHKNTKKIFKTPYVELGSGVRGQNHASYRNYESNRTKNPDIWFMDDFYEDTAGVSAKVLSGQFDDQVTSVTGVKKGYDCDSESALMGMVENDIQVKNFPSAENGKIVAKTANLKKDVDFTLSLDSYDEAGKKAQFTVKGIGSYSGTKTFTVSLNSAVVEKEPVRKSGLIYTGDAQNLIVGGEATNGEMQYAIGDEKGPTGEFSTEIPSAVNAGAYHIWYKAVGDDTHGSTTPERLEKAVTISKVQLDINVEDMTIEVGQTAKAKPALDNGMTATFGYYTFDDDIVKIDKKGNITGLNVGHADIIVSADLGANSQNYEISDWVYLMVDVDATSINNAKVSLSKSSFVYNGKVQKPEIKTVKGLKLKDGRDYAVKWSDGSSKKAGKYKVVVEGKGNYIGSTEATYTITKAANPMTLKGKTVKVKRKTLKKKSKSIKRAKAYTVRKAKGKRSYKLVSARKGKKSFTKKFKVNAKTGKVTVKKGLKKGAYKVKVKVKAKGNANYKASAWKTVTFKVRVK